GAAAGAAACTTTTCTCGCTTGCGAAACAAACTCTCAAAAGAAAAAGGAACAACTCAAGAGTATTACGAATTAGCTAGTATCTATTCAGAAAAAAAAGTCTATTCTCAAGCGGTGACTCTGTTTCAAAAAGCTCTCAAAGCCGCAGAAGAAGAGGGAGAAGAAAATATAGCTGTGATCTACAATGGGCTAGGTTTCGCTTACTTTGCCCAAGAACAGTATGATTTAGCAATTCGCCAGTACAAAGAGGCGCTGAAAATAAAGCCGGATTATGTTACAGCATTAAATAATCTTGCTCATGCATACGAGCGCAAAAATTTAACTGCTCAAGCATTACAAGCTTACGAAGAAGCACTTAAGTACGATCCGAAGAACTCTACTGCTAAACG
Above is a genomic segment from Fischerella sp. JS2 containing:
- a CDS encoding tetratricopeptide repeat protein, giving the protein MDSNLAVIYLAILVGILLFTFINVVPQIFKNRKIERNFSRLRNKLSKEKGTTQEYYELASIYSEKKVYSQAVTLFQKALKAAEEEGEENIAVIYNGLGFAYFAQEQYDLAIRQYKEALKIKPDYVTALNNLAHAYERKNLTAQALQAYEEALKYDPKNSTAKRRAESLRRLVTT